A window of Streptomyces armeniacus contains these coding sequences:
- a CDS encoding polysaccharide lyase — protein sequence MKTKTKTVLLVGTATALLATFNLAPQATAERTGDKPRPAAAPQQNGFERPAAGNPYTVSEWAADGWDLADGPGGGTPQGWDTRTSIDGETPAHSGAKSLRVFYPEGQIGPENSGALAPFRVPESREYYLSFWVKFSDDFSWGTTQFAGKVGIGLSGGGACSGGEQCDGTNGFSSRPIWTKSSGTAAVYYYSMEHEGEYGDHVVLRKDGADIQWPKGEWVNVVQRLKVNTVTDGQANPDGELEIFYNGESAAEKTGLRFVTNDDQIDKAHFSSFAGGGTPEFAPADDGYIWYDDVKVSTDRADICELSSCS from the coding sequence ATGAAGACCAAGACGAAGACCGTGCTCCTCGTCGGCACCGCGACCGCCCTGCTCGCCACCTTCAACCTCGCCCCCCAGGCCACGGCCGAACGCACCGGCGACAAACCGCGTCCGGCCGCCGCCCCGCAGCAGAACGGCTTCGAGCGGCCGGCCGCGGGCAACCCGTACACGGTCTCCGAATGGGCCGCGGACGGCTGGGACCTCGCCGACGGGCCGGGAGGCGGCACGCCGCAGGGCTGGGACACCCGTACGAGCATCGACGGCGAAACGCCCGCGCACAGCGGCGCCAAGTCGCTGCGCGTCTTCTACCCGGAGGGGCAGATAGGCCCGGAGAACTCCGGGGCCCTCGCGCCGTTCCGCGTGCCCGAGTCGCGTGAGTACTACCTGTCGTTCTGGGTAAAGTTCAGCGACGACTTCAGCTGGGGCACCACACAGTTCGCGGGCAAGGTCGGGATCGGGCTGTCCGGCGGCGGCGCCTGCTCCGGCGGGGAGCAGTGCGACGGCACCAACGGCTTCAGCTCCCGCCCGATCTGGACCAAGAGCAGCGGCACGGCGGCCGTCTACTACTACAGCATGGAGCACGAGGGCGAGTACGGCGACCACGTGGTTCTGCGGAAGGACGGCGCCGACATCCAGTGGCCGAAGGGCGAGTGGGTCAACGTCGTCCAGCGGCTGAAGGTCAACACCGTCACCGACGGGCAGGCGAACCCCGACGGCGAACTCGAGATCTTCTACAATGGCGAGTCCGCCGCCGAGAAGACCGGCCTGCGCTTCGTCACCAACGACGACCAGATCGACAAGGCGCACTTCTCCAGCTTCGCGGGCGGCGGCACCCCCGAGTTCGCCCCTGCCGACGACGGATACATCTGGTACGACGACGTCAAGGTCTCGACCGACAGGGCGGACATCTGCGAGCTGAGCAGCTGTTCCTGA
- a CDS encoding NAD-dependent epimerase/dehydratase family protein has product MSELLTGPRELREELARPGPDLTAEAGSWPGDVLVLGAGGKTGAGIAAMARRALAAAGRTDARVLAVSRWTDTAAREQLAAYGVETVAADLSDPGALAQLPDAGAVIHLVGAKFGTATAPEQAWLTNTVLPDHVARRWPAARTVALSTGNVYGMTAPVTGGSPEGDPPRPEGDYAVTCLGRERVFTHAARTRDTPVALIRLNYAVEPRYGVLADLARTLLAGRPVALDTGAVNVVWQRYANEVVLRSIGHARGGDPFTLNLTGPETAGVRTLALRLAERLGVKAEFTGEPPATSLLSDATACHALFGYPDRTLGQLVDLQAAWLRAGNEVWDRPTKFERRDGRF; this is encoded by the coding sequence ATGAGCGAATTGCTGACCGGGCCACGGGAACTCCGGGAGGAACTCGCCCGGCCCGGACCGGACTTGACGGCCGAGGCCGGTTCCTGGCCCGGCGACGTACTCGTCCTGGGCGCGGGCGGCAAGACCGGCGCCGGAATCGCCGCCATGGCCCGCCGCGCGCTCGCGGCAGCGGGCCGTACGGACGCGCGGGTGCTCGCGGTCTCCCGGTGGACGGACACAGCGGCGCGCGAACAGCTCGCGGCGTACGGCGTCGAGACGGTCGCCGCCGACCTGTCGGACCCGGGCGCCCTGGCCCAACTGCCGGACGCCGGGGCGGTGATCCACCTCGTGGGCGCCAAGTTCGGCACCGCCACCGCGCCCGAACAGGCCTGGCTGACCAACACGGTGCTGCCCGACCACGTCGCCCGGCGCTGGCCCGCGGCCCGGACCGTCGCCCTGTCCACGGGCAACGTGTACGGGATGACCGCCCCCGTCACCGGCGGCTCCCCGGAGGGCGACCCGCCACGTCCGGAGGGCGACTACGCCGTCACCTGCCTCGGCCGCGAACGGGTCTTCACCCACGCCGCCCGCACCCGTGACACCCCCGTCGCCCTGATCCGCCTCAACTACGCCGTCGAGCCGCGCTACGGCGTCCTCGCCGACCTCGCCCGCACGCTGCTCGCCGGGCGGCCCGTCGCCCTGGACACCGGCGCCGTCAACGTCGTATGGCAGCGCTACGCCAACGAGGTCGTCCTGCGCAGCATCGGACACGCCCGCGGCGGCGACCCGTTCACGCTGAACCTCACCGGACCGGAGACGGCCGGCGTCCGTACACTCGCCCTGCGGCTCGCCGAACGCCTGGGCGTGAAGGCCGAGTTCACCGGGGAGCCGCCCGCGACCAGCCTGCTGAGCGACGCCACGGCCTGCCACGCGCTGTTCGGCTACCCGGACCGCACCCTCGGGCAGCTCGTCGACCTCCAGGCGGCCTGGCTGCGCGCGGGCAACGAAGTGTGGGACAGGCCCACCAAGTTCGAGCGCCGGGACGGCCGCTTCTGA
- a CDS encoding alkene reductase yields the protein MTTTRTTAPDAQGADNDAQDAESAQSAPAAPGARTAALLRPYELGGLRLPNRVVMAPITRARATNPHLAPTALHAAYYAQRATAGLIVTEGTWTSPRAVGFPHVPGIHTDRQVTAWRRVTDLVHALGGRIVLQLWHAGANSHPDHHHGAPPAGPSPVNPGERVFTGGGFQRTVTPRELTAADIAATVAEYGAAARNARRAGFDGVEVAANGSMLLPQFLNPRLNHRTDAYGTRRERLLLEVVDAVAEPWDGQCVGIRLSPYWTADDVFTADARTRATYPYTADDETLAAYDELVTELNNHPPSYLHLRGPAPTAPGAARVVRVRVARCQFTAEGEAGDEVGVGDVVA from the coding sequence ATGACCACCACCCGTACAACGGCACCGGACGCACAGGGTGCTGACAACGACGCACAGGACGCAGAGAGCGCGCAGTCCGCACCGGCGGCACCCGGCGCACGTACGGCCGCCCTGCTGCGGCCGTACGAGCTCGGCGGCCTCCGGCTGCCCAACCGCGTGGTCATGGCGCCCATCACCCGTGCCCGCGCCACCAACCCGCACCTCGCGCCCACCGCCCTCCACGCCGCCTACTACGCCCAGCGCGCCACCGCCGGACTCATCGTCACCGAAGGCACCTGGACCAGCCCGCGAGCCGTCGGCTTCCCCCACGTCCCCGGCATCCACACCGACCGCCAGGTCACCGCATGGCGCCGTGTCACCGACCTCGTCCACGCCCTCGGCGGCCGCATCGTCCTCCAGCTCTGGCACGCCGGCGCCAACTCCCACCCCGACCACCACCACGGCGCCCCACCCGCCGGCCCCTCCCCCGTGAACCCCGGCGAGAGGGTGTTCACCGGAGGCGGCTTCCAGCGGACGGTCACTCCGCGCGAGTTGACCGCAGCGGACATCGCCGCCACGGTCGCGGAATACGGTGCCGCCGCGCGCAACGCCCGCCGCGCGGGCTTCGACGGCGTCGAGGTCGCCGCCAACGGATCGATGCTGCTCCCGCAGTTCCTCAACCCGCGGCTGAACCACCGAACGGACGCGTACGGCACCCGCCGCGAACGGCTGCTGCTCGAGGTCGTCGACGCGGTCGCCGAACCGTGGGACGGGCAGTGCGTCGGCATACGCCTGTCGCCGTACTGGACGGCGGACGACGTCTTCACCGCCGACGCCCGTACGCGTGCCACCTATCCGTACACGGCCGACGACGAAACCCTCGCCGCGTACGACGAGTTGGTGACGGAGCTGAACAACCACCCGCCCTCGTACCTCCACCTCCGCGGCCCCGCCCCGACCGCGCCCGGCGCCGCCCGTGTAGTACGTGTTCGGGTCGCCCGGTGCCAGTTCACGGCCGAGGGCGAGGCGGGTGACGAGGTCGGGGTTGGCGATGTAGTGGCGTGA
- a CDS encoding substrate-binding domain-containing protein codes for MGARRTAPRRTGTRRFAVGEHQHTAPRRGRTGRRGHRPAPPGRGHLRHARRRPGRRGTGGTGGAAARRRARAVDDVLLPPGRGRDPAGAARGGRGCRPRVVQVRPRSGAGRVAGDAGQRRAGPAARTEPAPHERPAGVRGRPARTAPAVRPGGAQAPAPEPDDSTSYVGTDHGGGVCLALRHLRGLGHRRVGHLGRLRTGTSASVARGFDDAVALLGLDAADGAVARQEVWAPAEIAAYVRSCAAAGVTAVFCHGDRDAAALVVEARRQGLAVPDDLAVVAYDDEVAEVGDVPLTAVSPPKSEVGALSARLLLGRMETGDDALCHRVEIQPRLVVRASCGAARTAAAV; via the coding sequence CTGGGCGCCCGGCGCACAGCTCCCCGTCGAACGGGAACTCGCCGATTCGCTGTCGGTGAGCATCAACACACTGCGCCGCGCCGTGGGCGAACTGGTCGCCGAGGGCATCGTCCAGCGCCGCCAGGGCGCGGGCACCTTCGTCACGCCCGCCGCCGACCAGGCCGCCGAGGAACCGGCGGCACCGGCGGGGCGGCGGCTCGTCGGCGTGCTCGTGCCGTCGACGACGTACTACTACCCCCGGGTCGTGGACGGGATCCAGCGGGTGCTGCGCGAGGCGGGCGCGGGTGTCGTCCTCGCGTCGTCCAAGTACGACCTCGGAGTGGAGCAGGACGAGTTGCGGGCGATGCGGGACAGCGGCGTGCAGGGCCTGCTGCTCGTACCGAACCTGCACCTCATGAGCGACCCGCAGGCGTACGTGGACGGCCTGCGCGAACTGCCCCTGCCGTACGTCCTGGTGGAGCGCAGGCCCCGGCGCCGGAGCCCGACGACTCCACGTCGTACGTCGGCACCGACCACGGCGGCGGCGTCTGCCTCGCGCTGCGGCACCTGCGCGGCCTGGGCCACCGGCGGGTCGGGCACCTCGGCAGGCTGCGCACCGGCACGTCGGCGAGCGTCGCCCGCGGCTTCGACGACGCCGTGGCGCTCCTCGGGCTCGACGCCGCCGACGGCGCGGTGGCCCGGCAGGAGGTGTGGGCGCCCGCGGAGATCGCCGCGTACGTGCGCTCCTGCGCCGCCGCGGGCGTCACGGCCGTCTTCTGCCACGGCGACCGGGACGCCGCGGCCCTGGTGGTCGAGGCACGGCGGCAAGGGCTGGCGGTGCCGGACGACCTCGCGGTCGTCGCGTACGACGACGAGGTCGCGGAGGTCGGCGACGTGCCGCTCACCGCGGTCTCGCCGCCCAAGTCCGAGGTGGGCGCGCTGTCTGCCCGGCTGCTGCTGGGCCGGATGGAGACGGGCGACGACGCCCTCTGCCACCGAGTGGAGATCCAGCCCCGGCTGGTGGTCCGCGCCTCGTGCGGTGCCGCCCGTACGGCGGCCGCGGTCTGA
- a CDS encoding polysaccharide deacetylase family protein: MAESAGHDGTCAGDGSGSGTGNGSGGGFGDGTGSGSGSGDGSGSGSGSGDGSGTGDDRDTRSSSELLGFAPGARVLIVNADDFGMYHAVNTAVIDAIEQGIASSCSLMVPCPGAPEAMRLLRERPEIPFGVHLTLFCDTARAPHQWGPLAAPESVPSLLDEEGELFSPDGVPELLAQARLEDVEREFRAQINAVLAAGLRPTHLDWHCLADGGRDDIFDLTASLAAEHGLAVRVWLDPARRKTRPRGLPVTDHPFLDSFSLGLDGKADRYAELLRSLPAGLSEWAVHPGLDDADARTADPGGWSVRSTDHAFLTSPRARELVDREGVIVTDYRTVQRLWQRAASA, encoded by the coding sequence ATGGCGGAATCCGCAGGGCACGACGGCACTTGCGCCGGAGACGGCTCCGGCAGTGGCACCGGGAACGGCTCCGGAGGCGGTTTCGGCGACGGCACCGGGAGTGGCTCGGGCTCCGGCGACGGCTCCGGGAGTGGCTCGGGCTCCGGCGACGGCTCCGGTACCGGCGATGACCGGGACACCCGCAGCTCCAGCGAGCTGCTGGGGTTCGCGCCCGGCGCACGGGTGCTCATCGTCAACGCCGACGACTTCGGCATGTACCACGCCGTGAACACCGCGGTGATCGACGCCATCGAGCAGGGCATCGCCAGTTCGTGCAGCCTGATGGTGCCCTGTCCCGGTGCGCCGGAGGCGATGCGGCTGCTGAGGGAGCGGCCGGAGATCCCGTTCGGTGTGCACCTGACGCTGTTCTGCGACACGGCACGCGCTCCCCACCAGTGGGGCCCGCTGGCCGCGCCGGAGAGTGTGCCGTCGCTGCTGGACGAGGAGGGTGAGCTGTTCTCGCCGGACGGAGTGCCCGAACTCCTGGCACAGGCGCGGCTCGAGGACGTGGAGCGCGAGTTCCGTGCGCAGATCAACGCCGTGCTCGCCGCCGGGCTGCGGCCGACGCATCTGGACTGGCACTGCCTGGCCGACGGCGGACGCGACGACATCTTCGACCTGACGGCTTCGCTTGCCGCGGAGCACGGCTTGGCCGTACGCGTCTGGCTGGACCCCGCACGCCGGAAGACGCGGCCGCGCGGACTGCCGGTCACCGACCATCCGTTCCTCGACAGCTTCTCCCTCGGCCTCGACGGCAAGGCGGACCGCTACGCCGAACTCCTGCGCTCACTCCCCGCGGGGCTCAGCGAGTGGGCCGTGCATCCGGGACTCGACGACGCGGACGCGCGTACGGCCGACCCCGGAGGCTGGTCCGTGCGCAGCACCGACCACGCCTTCCTGACGTCGCCCCGGGCACGTGAACTCGTA
- a CDS encoding dihydrodipicolinate synthase family protein, whose protein sequence is MPYALPPGAAALLRRGTVIPAHPLALRADRTLDERRQRALTRYYAAAGAGGVAVGVHTTQFAVRDHGLLRAVLELAAEEAEKAAGDRPFLRIAGVCGPVQQAVREARTARELGYDAVLVSPAGLPDADLDALLDRSAAVGEVLPVIGFYLQEAVGGRYLPRAYWRRLADQESTVAVKAAPFDRYRTLELVQGVADSERGGDVALYTGNDDAIVADLLTPYHVTGPAGPVVRHFAGGLLGHWAVWTRSAVRLLGDVHAARDGDAAARQRALARLAGDTDANAAVYDVRGGFAGCIAGVHEVLRRQGLLAGTWCLDPAECLSPGQTEEIARVHAAYHWLREEDAFVTDGLTRWLP, encoded by the coding sequence ATGCCGTACGCCCTGCCTCCGGGCGCCGCCGCGCTCCTGCGCCGCGGCACCGTCATCCCCGCTCACCCCCTGGCCCTGCGCGCCGACCGCACCCTGGACGAACGCCGCCAGCGCGCCCTGACCCGCTACTACGCGGCGGCCGGCGCCGGGGGCGTGGCCGTCGGCGTGCACACCACGCAGTTCGCCGTACGGGACCACGGGCTGCTGCGCGCCGTACTCGAACTCGCCGCAGAGGAGGCCGAAAAGGCCGCGGGCGACCGGCCGTTCCTGCGGATCGCCGGCGTGTGCGGACCCGTACAACAGGCCGTGCGGGAGGCCCGTACGGCCCGCGAACTGGGCTACGACGCCGTCCTCGTCTCCCCCGCCGGGCTGCCCGACGCGGACCTCGACGCGCTCCTGGACCGCAGCGCCGCCGTCGGCGAGGTGCTGCCGGTGATCGGCTTCTACCTCCAGGAGGCCGTCGGCGGGCGCTACCTGCCGCGCGCGTACTGGCGGCGGCTGGCCGACCAGGAGTCGACCGTCGCCGTGAAGGCCGCCCCGTTCGACCGGTACCGCACCCTCGAACTCGTCCAGGGCGTCGCCGACTCGGAGCGCGGCGGGGACGTCGCCTTGTACACCGGCAACGACGACGCCATCGTCGCCGACCTGCTCACGCCGTACCACGTGACCGGGCCCGCGGGCCCGGTCGTACGGCACTTCGCGGGCGGGCTCCTCGGGCACTGGGCGGTGTGGACGCGTTCGGCGGTGCGGCTGCTCGGCGACGTCCACGCCGCCCGCGACGGCGACGCTGCCGCGCGGCAGCGCGCCCTGGCGCGGCTGGCCGGGGACACCGACGCCAACGCGGCGGTCTACGACGTACGCGGTGGCTTCGCCGGGTGCATCGCCGGTGTACACGAAGTGCTGCGGCGCCAGGGCCTGTTGGCCGGGACCTGGTGCCTGGACCCCGCGGAGTGCCTCTCGCCAGGCCAGACGGAGGAGATCGCCCGCGTACACGCCGCGTACCACTGGCTGCGAGAGGAGGACGCGTTCGTCACCGACGGGCTGACCCGCTGGCTGCCGTGA